The proteins below are encoded in one region of Bremerella sp. P1:
- a CDS encoding DUF1549 domain-containing protein: MNMRLSISQAAVVLAALLALMSSPALAEDASLVILPQQIELRSPQNRQLVIVQQQMGDQLMGQVTDALEWNSEDPSVATIEDGVVQPVGNGKTTITVKAGEQTASVPVVVSGQDQATQYSLRGDVLPILSKRDCNAGGCHGALAGKGGFRLSLNGYDPESDYFNIVKQDKGRRIEFAAPEYSLLLNKPATAVPHKGGLKLPRDSEDFEVLAQWIAHGAAPPESSDAVTERLEVFPEASLQTIGATQQFSVRAHYSDGTSRDVTRWVRWSSTNDTVSQVNDEGLATIMGPGEGAIVAWYDSKLAIARTTVPYAMEADKSEIVGADDRKPRNFIDEHINAQLERLNLVASPNCTDAEFLRRAYLDTIGRIPTLEETRTYLADTSEDKRDKLIEKLLESPEFVDYWSYKWSDILMLNGTLLRPTALKTYYQWIHGHVEKNTPWDQMVREIVTSTGESTENGATNFFALNQTPEEMTENASQAFMSLSIGCAKCHNHPLEKWTNDQYYAMANIFSRVKAKGWGGEGRNGDGARTLYVATSGELVQPRTGKPQPPTPLDGEPMAFDSPEDRRVKFAQWLTSPDNPYFAKAITNRVWANFFGVGLVEEVDDLRISNPPSNGELFDAATKHVVDSKFDLKSLMRAILQSNAYQRSSKPIAGNEAETRFYSRYYPRRIMAEVLHDAVVHVTGVPSKFDTIAFPGNDKQKTDFYPEGTKAIQLYDSAVENYFLSTFGRNPRNIVCECERSSEPTMVQVMHISNGNTINQKLQSKDSRVEKLLQLRRSGLSDEAIVDEIYMTCFSRYPTPEKRRQLVQFLPPVNSAEERATIEDLFWGLMSTREFLFNH; this comes from the coding sequence ATGAATATGCGGCTTTCTATATCCCAAGCGGCGGTGGTTCTTGCTGCCTTGCTGGCCTTGATGAGTTCGCCAGCGTTGGCTGAAGATGCCTCGCTCGTCATCCTGCCTCAACAGATCGAACTGCGATCGCCCCAAAATCGGCAGTTGGTGATCGTTCAGCAGCAGATGGGCGATCAACTTATGGGCCAGGTAACCGATGCGCTGGAGTGGAATTCGGAAGACCCTTCCGTTGCCACCATCGAAGATGGTGTCGTTCAACCGGTTGGTAACGGAAAGACAACCATCACGGTGAAAGCCGGAGAACAGACGGCATCGGTTCCTGTCGTTGTGTCAGGCCAAGACCAAGCGACGCAGTACAGCTTACGCGGTGACGTGCTGCCTATTTTGTCGAAGCGAGATTGCAACGCAGGCGGATGCCATGGAGCCCTGGCCGGTAAAGGTGGGTTTCGCCTGTCGCTCAATGGTTACGATCCCGAGTCCGACTATTTCAATATCGTGAAGCAAGACAAGGGACGCCGAATCGAGTTCGCCGCCCCGGAGTACAGTTTGCTGCTGAACAAACCTGCAACGGCCGTTCCGCACAAAGGTGGCTTGAAGCTTCCTCGCGACAGCGAAGACTTCGAGGTTCTGGCCCAATGGATCGCGCATGGAGCAGCTCCTCCTGAGTCGAGCGACGCTGTGACCGAGCGGCTGGAAGTCTTTCCCGAAGCATCCCTACAGACGATTGGAGCCACGCAGCAGTTCTCGGTGCGTGCCCATTACAGCGACGGAACCTCGCGCGATGTGACGCGTTGGGTTCGTTGGTCGAGCACCAACGATACGGTCTCGCAGGTCAATGACGAAGGTCTTGCCACGATCATGGGACCTGGCGAAGGGGCTATTGTGGCGTGGTACGACAGTAAGCTGGCCATTGCTCGCACAACCGTTCCCTACGCGATGGAGGCCGACAAGTCAGAGATTGTCGGCGCGGATGATCGAAAACCACGCAACTTTATCGACGAACACATCAATGCCCAACTCGAGCGGCTCAACCTGGTAGCTTCGCCCAACTGTACCGACGCCGAATTCCTGCGGCGCGCTTATCTCGATACGATCGGTCGCATTCCGACGCTCGAAGAAACACGCACTTACCTGGCGGATACGAGCGAAGATAAACGCGACAAGCTGATCGAGAAGCTGCTGGAAAGCCCTGAGTTCGTCGATTATTGGTCCTACAAGTGGTCCGATATCTTGATGCTCAACGGCACGCTGCTTCGCCCGACGGCGCTCAAGACGTATTACCAATGGATTCACGGGCACGTCGAGAAGAACACGCCGTGGGATCAAATGGTTCGCGAGATTGTCACCTCAACCGGCGAGAGCACCGAGAATGGTGCGACGAACTTTTTCGCGTTGAATCAAACGCCGGAAGAGATGACCGAAAACGCCTCGCAGGCCTTCATGAGCCTGTCGATCGGCTGTGCCAAGTGCCATAACCACCCGCTCGAGAAGTGGACGAACGACCAATACTACGCGATGGCCAATATCTTCTCGCGTGTGAAGGCCAAAGGCTGGGGTGGCGAAGGTCGCAACGGGGATGGTGCCCGGACGTTGTACGTGGCCACCTCCGGCGAACTGGTTCAACCGCGAACGGGCAAGCCGCAGCCACCGACGCCACTGGATGGCGAGCCGATGGCCTTCGATAGCCCAGAAGACCGCCGGGTTAAGTTTGCCCAGTGGTTAACTTCGCCCGACAATCCTTACTTCGCCAAGGCGATCACCAACCGGGTGTGGGCAAACTTCTTTGGAGTTGGCCTGGTCGAAGAAGTCGATGATCTGCGGATCTCGAATCCTCCGAGTAACGGCGAGTTGTTTGACGCTGCGACCAAGCATGTCGTCGACAGCAAGTTCGACCTGAAATCACTCATGCGAGCGATTCTGCAGTCCAACGCCTATCAGCGTTCGAGTAAGCCCATCGCTGGCAATGAAGCAGAAACCCGGTTCTATAGTCGCTATTATCCCCGACGCATCATGGCGGAAGTCCTACACGATGCCGTGGTTCACGTGACGGGCGTACCGAGCAAGTTCGATACGATTGCCTTCCCCGGTAACGACAAGCAGAAGACCGACTTCTATCCCGAGGGCACCAAGGCGATTCAACTATATGACTCGGCCGTGGAGAACTACTTCCTCAGTACGTTCGGCCGAAACCCTCGGAACATAGTCTGTGAGTGTGAACGCTCATCCGAACCCACCATGGTTCAGGTGATGCACATTTCCAACGGCAATACGATCAATCAGAAGCTGCAGTCCAAGGACAGCCGCGTAGAGAAGCTGCTTCAGCTTCGCCGTAGTGGCCTCTCGGATGAAGCGATTGTCGACGAGATCTATATGACCTGTTTCTCGCGTTACCCCACGCCGGAAAAACGTCGCCAACTGGTGCAGTTCCTTCCGCCTGTAAATTCGGCCGAAGAACGGGCCACGATCGAAGACCTGTTCTGGGGCCTGATGAGCACCCGCGAGTTCCTCTTCAACCATTAA
- a CDS encoding AraC family transcriptional regulator — translation MNASIGAELALAGLFDYLPDVYLYVKDREGRFVAVNDALWKLRGWESEADLLGKTDLDVHPRYLAERYMAEDRQVMESGEPLPNQIWLVPSKPGELKWFISSKTPLKSSTGEIIGIAGVMRDLEKAKSVANSFDAFEKVVNYVLRNYEQPLRVNELAAMVHLSVSQFDRRFKALYHMTPQQYILRVRLHAACHEILASQGTFAQIANACGFYDQSYFTKQFRKHLGMSPTDYRVRYQDSLGQLSDSLGLAPLLPS, via the coding sequence ATGAACGCCAGTATCGGTGCCGAACTCGCCCTTGCTGGGCTATTTGACTATCTTCCTGACGTCTATCTTTACGTTAAGGACCGCGAGGGTCGGTTCGTCGCCGTCAACGATGCGCTCTGGAAACTGCGGGGATGGGAGTCCGAGGCGGATCTGCTCGGAAAGACCGATCTCGATGTGCACCCTCGCTATCTGGCCGAGCGTTACATGGCCGAAGACCGGCAGGTGATGGAGTCTGGCGAACCACTTCCCAATCAAATCTGGCTTGTCCCCAGCAAACCAGGGGAGCTGAAATGGTTTATTTCGAGCAAGACGCCCCTGAAATCAAGCACCGGTGAGATCATCGGAATCGCGGGCGTGATGCGTGATCTTGAGAAGGCCAAGTCGGTTGCCAACTCGTTTGATGCGTTCGAGAAGGTCGTCAACTACGTGCTGCGAAACTACGAACAGCCCCTCCGCGTCAATGAACTGGCCGCCATGGTGCATCTATCGGTCAGCCAGTTTGATCGCCGCTTCAAAGCCCTATATCACATGACGCCTCAGCAGTACATTTTGCGCGTACGACTTCACGCAGCATGTCACGAAATATTAGCGTCGCAAGGGACATTCGCCCAAATTGCGAACGCGTGCGGGTTTTATGATCAAAGCTACTTTACCAAGCAATTTCGCAAGCACCTGGGGATGTCGCCGACCGACTATCGGGTAAGGTATCAGGATTCGCTGGGGCAACTATCCGACTCACTGGGGCTGGCACCGCTGCTTCCCTCCTGA
- a CDS encoding DUF1501 domain-containing protein codes for MFTFQGRGKSVTCNGQTRRDFLQVGTLGALGLSLPHLFAAKSQGAVKPDHDDRNCIMIFNLGAPSQLDLWDMKPDAPSEVRGPFKPIATNNPDLQISEILPNHAKIADKFSLVRSVHHTGAAVHDAGWQMMQTGRLFSGGVNTPHIGSVVSFERGRKTDLPAFAVLPQLMGRGGGNMPNGQAGGFLGKAHDPFALNADPSKENFKVPDLLPPVEIDSTRLERRRRIRDLVDQAAANFEASESADLLGSNFESAFRLMTSPKAREAFDLTKEPQKVRERYGMNRFGQCCLLSRRLIENGVRFVTINTFLTVFNEITWDIHGSKPFTSIDGMKNTVAPLYDQGYSALIEDLDQRGLLDSTLVCNLAEFGRTPRVNPAGGRDHWPQCFTCGFAGGGVQGGRIVGASDPIGAVPADRPVQPADVAATIFHSLGFDVHKALPGPGGRPFPIVDSGHNPIHELF; via the coding sequence ATGTTCACTTTTCAAGGGCGTGGCAAATCGGTCACCTGCAATGGACAAACACGCCGTGACTTCCTGCAAGTGGGAACGCTCGGAGCTTTAGGGCTGAGCCTTCCTCATCTGTTTGCGGCTAAATCCCAAGGGGCCGTCAAGCCGGATCACGACGACCGCAACTGCATCATGATCTTCAACCTGGGCGCTCCCAGTCAGCTCGACCTGTGGGACATGAAGCCAGATGCTCCGTCGGAGGTACGCGGGCCGTTCAAGCCGATCGCCACCAATAACCCCGACCTGCAGATCTCGGAGATTCTTCCCAACCACGCGAAGATCGCCGATAAGTTCTCGTTGGTCCGCTCGGTTCACCACACCGGTGCCGCCGTGCATGATGCGGGCTGGCAGATGATGCAGACCGGGCGGCTGTTCTCTGGCGGGGTGAACACACCGCATATCGGTTCGGTGGTCAGCTTCGAGCGCGGCCGCAAGACCGACTTGCCTGCGTTCGCCGTGCTGCCGCAATTGATGGGACGTGGCGGTGGCAACATGCCCAACGGTCAAGCAGGCGGATTTCTGGGCAAGGCTCACGATCCGTTCGCACTCAATGCCGATCCTTCCAAAGAGAACTTCAAGGTCCCCGACCTGCTTCCTCCGGTCGAGATCGATTCGACTCGGTTGGAACGACGGCGGCGAATTCGCGACCTGGTCGATCAAGCCGCAGCCAACTTCGAGGCCAGCGAGAGCGCCGACCTTCTGGGAAGTAACTTCGAGTCCGCTTTTCGTTTGATGACCAGCCCCAAGGCGCGAGAAGCATTCGATCTGACCAAAGAACCGCAGAAGGTTCGTGAGCGTTACGGTATGAATCGCTTCGGTCAATGCTGCTTGCTTTCGCGGCGACTGATCGAAAACGGTGTCCGTTTCGTGACGATCAATACGTTCCTGACCGTGTTTAACGAAATTACCTGGGATATTCACGGGTCGAAGCCGTTCACTTCGATCGACGGGATGAAGAACACGGTCGCTCCGCTCTACGACCAAGGTTATTCGGCGTTGATCGAAGACCTGGATCAACGCGGCCTGCTCGATTCGACACTGGTCTGCAATCTGGCCGAATTCGGTCGGACGCCGCGGGTGAACCCAGCCGGCGGACGTGATCACTGGCCGCAATGTTTTACCTGCGGCTTTGCCGGGGGTGGCGTCCAAGGAGGACGCATTGTTGGTGCCAGCGACCCGATTGGTGCCGTGCCTGCCGATCGACCCGTGCAGCCTGCGGATGTAGCGGCGACCATTTTCCATAGTCTCGGCTTCGATGTTCACAAGGCGCTGCCGGGACCCGGCGGCCGTCCCTTCCCCATCGTCGATTCGGGCCACAATCCGATTCACGAACTGTTCTAG